A stretch of Natator depressus isolate rNatDep1 chromosome 2, rNatDep2.hap1, whole genome shotgun sequence DNA encodes these proteins:
- the LOC141981727 gene encoding small nuclear ribonucleoprotein F-like — translation MESESRKQEPIELPHPIPETSEYGELFVNLPCGPASNFCFYRCLVPGCVTVSLPLNPKPFLNGLTGKPVMVKLKWEMEYKGYLVSVDGYMNMQLTNTEEYIDGEMRE, via the coding sequence ATGGAGTCTGAGTCCAGAAAACAAGAACCTATTGagctaccacacccaattccagaaacttctgagTATGGAGAGCTATTTGTGAATCTGCCGTGCGGCCCTGcgagtaatttttgtttttaccgCTGCCTTGTGCCTGGCTGCGTTACCGTGAGCTTGCCCCTGAACCCCAAGCCCTTCCTGAATGGGCTGACAGGGAAGCCAGTGATGGTGAAGCTGAAGTGGGAGATGGAGTACAAGGGCTACCTGGTGTCTGTCGACGGCTACATGAATATGCAGcttacaaacacagaagaatacatagatggagaaatgagagaataa